The Candidatus Micropelagos thuwalensis genome has a window encoding:
- a CDS encoding NAD(P)H-dependent flavin oxidoreductase translates to MSLETRLTKTLGCQAPVIQTAMGWVATSQLVKASIHGGGFGFLAAAVMSAEECEAEIKSIKQSGDYPFGVNFHSFQKDVDKIVDMCIDYKVAAISYGRAPSAKVIDRVKAAGIKCVPTIGAGKHAPKAVEMGADVLVCQGQEGGGHTGYTPTWLLLAQVLDYKLDVPVVACGGFRDGRGLAAALAFGADGIAMGTRFMMSAESPVPQATKQAYLDAEVTKIPVSTKLDGLPQRMVMNPTLQDLENASSLGMLFRAIVNGFRFKAQSEMSMLETVKTAWKMASGTDLTLGQTLMAANAPIIIQKAMVDGNPDKGVLPSGQVAGLINDLPGAGDIIDTIITDAQERLQNTKSGN, encoded by the coding sequence ATGTCCCTCGAAACGCGTCTCACAAAAACTCTGGGTTGCCAAGCGCCCGTCATCCAAACGGCGATGGGATGGGTTGCAACCTCTCAGCTGGTAAAAGCTTCTATTCACGGCGGCGGATTCGGTTTTCTCGCTGCTGCCGTGATGAGTGCCGAAGAGTGTGAGGCCGAAATTAAATCAATCAAGCAATCGGGTGATTACCCGTTTGGTGTGAACTTTCATTCCTTTCAAAAGGATGTCGATAAAATCGTCGATATGTGTATCGATTATAAAGTCGCCGCAATTTCCTATGGGCGCGCCCCTTCTGCTAAAGTCATTGACCGTGTCAAAGCCGCTGGCATTAAATGCGTGCCGACAATTGGTGCTGGGAAACATGCCCCAAAGGCTGTTGAGATGGGGGCTGATGTTCTGGTTTGCCAAGGGCAAGAGGGCGGTGGACATACCGGTTACACACCCACATGGCTTTTGTTGGCGCAAGTGTTGGATTACAAACTTGATGTTCCTGTTGTTGCCTGCGGTGGTTTCAGAGATGGACGCGGTCTTGCAGCGGCATTGGCTTTTGGCGCCGATGGGATTGCAATGGGTACGCGCTTTATGATGAGTGCGGAAAGTCCCGTACCCCAAGCCACAAAGCAGGCTTATCTTGATGCTGAGGTCACAAAAATACCCGTCTCAACAAAACTTGATGGCCTCCCCCAACGCATGGTCATGAACCCGACCTTACAAGACCTTGAAAATGCATCGTCGCTGGGCATGCTGTTCCGCGCTATAGTCAACGGTTTTAGATTCAAAGCTCAATCAGAAATGAGCATGCTTGAGACCGTCAAAACAGCCTGGAAAATGGCATCTGGAACGGACTTAACTCTCGGACAGACTCTCATGGCGGCTAATGCGCCGATAATTATTCAAAAGGCCATGGTTGACGGCAACCCCGATAAGGGCGTGCTCCCCAGCGGCCAAGTTGCCGGATTGATTAACGACCTTCCCGGCGCAGGCGACATTATTGATACCATCATCACTGATGCTCAAGAACGCCTCCAAAACACAAAGAGTGGAAATTAA
- a CDS encoding enoyl-CoA hydratase yields MINIDENETVPREEKEVVYEEENPILYEVVDKVAYITLNRPTYHNSQNSQMLYALDDAFYKAVGDDGVKVIVLKGNGKHFSAGHDIGTPGRDFTIGREDRRTMIYNHDNKPGAEKAFIREYEVYLGFCNRWRDIPKPTIAQVHGGCIAGGLMLAWVCDLIIASDTAFFQDPVVQMGFPGVEYFAHPYELNVRMAKEFLLLGERWSADRALSAGMINRVVPVDELASNVTKTALKIASQPRLAALLVKQACNHVENLQNKKNAMDGIYAMHHFAHAQNSIVTGDYIAGFDGKKMAKSNKKKEQD; encoded by the coding sequence ATGATCAATATTGACGAAAATGAAACCGTTCCACGCGAAGAAAAAGAAGTCGTTTACGAAGAAGAAAACCCGATACTTTACGAGGTCGTGGATAAAGTCGCTTATATAACACTGAACCGACCGACCTATCATAACAGTCAGAACAGCCAGATGCTTTATGCGCTAGATGACGCTTTTTATAAAGCAGTTGGCGATGATGGTGTGAAGGTGATTGTGTTGAAAGGCAATGGTAAGCATTTTTCCGCCGGTCACGATATCGGAACCCCAGGCAGAGATTTTACCATTGGTCGTGAAGACCGCCGTACCATGATTTATAATCACGACAACAAGCCGGGTGCTGAAAAAGCATTTATTCGTGAATATGAAGTTTATCTTGGGTTCTGCAACCGTTGGCGTGACATTCCAAAACCTACGATTGCTCAGGTGCATGGCGGATGTATAGCTGGCGGTCTGATGCTGGCTTGGGTATGTGACTTAATCATCGCCTCCGATACAGCTTTCTTCCAAGACCCGGTTGTCCAAATGGGTTTTCCCGGGGTTGAGTATTTCGCACATCCCTATGAGTTAAATGTTCGTATGGCGAAAGAATTTTTGCTTCTCGGTGAACGCTGGTCTGCTGACCGCGCTTTGTCTGCGGGTATGATTAACCGCGTCGTGCCGGTTGATGAACTGGCGTCGAATGTCACTAAGACAGCTTTGAAGATTGCTAGCCAGCCACGCCTTGCCGCCCTGCTGGTAAAGCAAGCTTGTAACCATGTTGAAAATCTTCAGAACAAGAAAAATGCTATGGATGGCATTTACGCAATGCATCACTTTGCCCATGCTCAAAACAGCATTGTAACTGGAGATTATATCGCCGGTTTTGATGGCAAAAAAATGGCCAAGTCAAATAAGAAAAAAGAGCAAGATTAA
- a CDS encoding VOC family protein, protein MGIENLGYVRLQVTDPKAWADFAVDVLGFGIAEHDDGNGSKYLRMDDAPFRYIVEQGSEDKFLAGGLQLSSAEAYAALVEKLQGAGIQVETGSEEEATRRAVTAFSSCYDPSGNLVEFYYGRHDGSPFTPNHNIKAFITGEMGLGHLVIPAPENEATEEFYTSLFGFGISDDLTLPPPVEGAPNQRVLFLHADNPRHHTLGLYNFPSPTGLIHLMIEVGSIDEVGYCMDRVKKAGLHIFSDLGRHSNDEMVSFYFFAPGGMGLEYGYDGKQIADWSQYTPTKTTSGDYWGHEYDFPQIGE, encoded by the coding sequence ATGGGAATTGAAAATCTAGGTTACGTCAGATTGCAAGTGACTGACCCAAAAGCATGGGCAGATTTTGCAGTTGATGTTTTGGGCTTTGGCATTGCTGAACATGATGACGGAAATGGCTCGAAATATTTGCGAATGGATGACGCGCCTTTCCGTTATATTGTCGAACAAGGCAGCGAAGATAAATTTTTGGCAGGTGGCTTGCAACTTTCCTCTGCCGAGGCATATGCCGCATTGGTCGAGAAACTTCAGGGCGCGGGCATTCAAGTCGAGACAGGCTCAGAGGAAGAAGCCACTAGACGCGCCGTTACAGCTTTTTCATCCTGCTATGATCCATCCGGAAATCTCGTCGAGTTTTATTATGGGCGGCATGATGGCAGCCCCTTCACGCCCAATCATAACATCAAGGCCTTTATCACGGGTGAGATGGGGCTAGGACATCTGGTTATTCCCGCGCCTGAAAACGAGGCAACTGAAGAATTTTATACCTCCTTGTTTGGTTTTGGCATTAGTGACGACCTCACTCTGCCCCCACCTGTAGAAGGCGCACCAAACCAGCGTGTTTTATTTTTACACGCCGATAATCCGCGTCATCACACACTTGGACTCTATAACTTCCCAAGCCCGACTGGTCTTATCCACCTCATGATTGAAGTCGGGTCGATTGACGAAGTCGGCTATTGCATGGATCGGGTCAAAAAGGCTGGATTACATATTTTTTCTGACCTTGGTCGTCACTCTAACGATGAAATGGTATCATTCTATTTCTTTGCACCCGGCGGTATGGGGCTAGAATATGGCTATGACGGCAAGCAAATTGCCGACTGGTCACAATACACGCCTACAAAAACAACCTCTGGAGATTATTGGGGACATGAATATGATTTCCCACAGATTGGTGAGTAA
- a CDS encoding alpha/beta fold hydrolase, translating into MAEYLAKPPEGRFVEAGPIKMHVLEYGNPDDPAVVFLHGSGPGNCGYANFSKNAQEFADAGFYVVLPDLIGFGYTDKPIDLGDYTLDLFCDTLKAGLISLGISSCSFVGNSLGGGIAVQIALNDPNFVDKLIMMGPGCIEEQQDYFTMPGISKMVDALKDGLTEETLQKVLRNFVFDETLITPDLIAMRWYIVKDQPKEVITTMKTPNLGPRLQELTCPILTFWGADDLFMPPQGKQTCLRANNQSRLIEVNACGHWVMIEHPRMFNATGIDFLKHG; encoded by the coding sequence ATGGCTGAATATCTCGCTAAACCGCCAGAGGGCCGTTTTGTCGAAGCCGGCCCCATCAAGATGCATGTTCTTGAATACGGGAATCCTGATGACCCCGCCGTGGTTTTTCTCCACGGATCAGGGCCTGGGAATTGTGGCTACGCAAACTTCAGCAAAAACGCGCAGGAATTTGCTGATGCAGGTTTTTATGTCGTCCTTCCTGACCTTATCGGTTTCGGTTATACCGATAAGCCGATTGACCTTGGTGATTACACGCTTGATTTATTCTGTGACACACTGAAGGCAGGATTAATCTCCCTTGGCATTTCTTCCTGTAGTTTTGTTGGTAATTCTCTGGGGGGTGGGATTGCTGTCCAGATCGCCCTGAATGACCCAAATTTTGTGGACAAACTTATTATGATGGGTCCCGGCTGTATTGAAGAACAGCAGGATTATTTCACAATGCCCGGCATCTCGAAAATGGTTGATGCGCTGAAAGACGGACTTACTGAGGAAACACTTCAAAAAGTTTTGAGAAACTTTGTTTTTGATGAGACGCTAATCACACCTGACCTGATTGCAATGCGTTGGTATATTGTGAAAGATCAACCAAAGGAAGTCATCACAACGATGAAGACGCCTAATCTTGGGCCTAGACTTCAGGAGTTGACCTGTCCAATCCTTACTTTCTGGGGAGCTGATGATTTATTCATGCCACCCCAAGGGAAACAGACCTGCCTTAGGGCAAATAATCAGTCGCGTCTCATTGAGGTAAATGCTTGTGGTCACTGGGTGATGATTGAACACCCGCGTATGTTTAACGCCACCGGCATTGACTTTTTGAAACATGGCTAG
- a CDS encoding 1-deoxy-D-xylulose-5-phosphate reductoisomerase: MSQAALETGNMSSINVAPVLKLIEKNAPEGKENRQIPNSSIEALREQGFFRMLLPKKYGGYECTPQEFFRSAIDIAERDMSTAWAGGIIAVHAYQLAIMPPQAAEEVYADTPDTLISSSYNPAGAKVKTVDGGFELSGRWGWSSGSGHCSWTLLGGVITDHPDGIHYRTFLLPRSDYEIEETWFPMGLHATGSNDIVIDEPVFVPEHRTHIQMDGFNCVHHQENPMYSIPWAQLFIRVVSSPSIGAAKHALRLFIENATSSSTDPTRLAGDPDVTVRVAKAATLIDETEAIIFRNFDEMLDKVNKGEEIPMIDRVKYRYQASLVIERMMEAVDLIFDVAGGRSVYDGSPIQSIWHDIHIARAHVANNPVGFARNYGGIQLSGESTDLFV, encoded by the coding sequence ATGAGTCAAGCAGCCTTGGAAACCGGCAATATGTCCAGCATAAATGTGGCTCCTGTTTTGAAACTAATTGAGAAGAATGCACCTGAAGGAAAAGAGAACAGACAAATACCCAACAGCAGCATTGAAGCACTTCGTGAGCAGGGCTTTTTCAGAATGCTCCTGCCCAAAAAATATGGTGGCTATGAATGCACACCTCAGGAGTTCTTTCGCTCCGCAATCGATATTGCCGAGCGTGATATGAGCACAGCTTGGGCGGGGGGCATCATCGCCGTTCATGCTTATCAACTCGCCATTATGCCGCCGCAAGCAGCTGAAGAGGTTTATGCTGATACCCCTGACACTCTCATTTCATCCTCCTACAATCCAGCAGGCGCCAAAGTGAAAACTGTCGATGGTGGCTTTGAACTCTCCGGACGCTGGGGGTGGAGTAGCGGTTCAGGCCATTGCTCATGGACCTTACTGGGTGGTGTCATCACTGATCATCCGGACGGTATTCACTATCGAACATTCCTGCTCCCACGCAGTGATTACGAAATTGAAGAAACTTGGTTTCCGATGGGACTCCACGCTACGGGTTCTAATGACATTGTGATTGACGAGCCTGTCTTTGTACCCGAACACAGAACCCACATTCAAATGGATGGCTTTAACTGCGTTCACCATCAAGAAAACCCAATGTATTCAATACCTTGGGCGCAACTTTTTATCCGTGTCGTATCCTCCCCTTCTATCGGGGCTGCAAAACATGCGCTTCGCTTATTCATTGAGAATGCCACATCTAGCTCCACTGACCCGACGCGCCTTGCCGGAGACCCGGATGTGACGGTTCGGGTGGCTAAAGCCGCAACACTGATTGACGAAACCGAAGCTATAATTTTCAGAAACTTTGACGAGATGCTCGACAAGGTGAATAAGGGCGAAGAAATTCCCATGATTGACCGCGTGAAATATCGTTATCAAGCCAGTCTCGTTATTGAACGTATGATGGAAGCGGTTGACCTGATTTTTGATGTTGCTGGTGGACGAAGTGTTTATGACGGGTCGCCTATTCAGTCCATATGGCATGACATCCATATCGCCCGCGCGCATGTTGCAAATAATCCAGTCGGTTTTGCCCGCAATTATGGTGGTATTCAACTATCTGGCGAGAGCACGGACTTGTTTGTCTAA
- a CDS encoding AMP-binding protein — MQTIPGVLKQTVHKNPDLAAIVDNGTTTSYRDLQHQVLKVAAAFQTKGLSKGDKFAIWAPNCAEWIVTALAGQTLGSVLVTLNTRYKGSEAADIIRRSGCKLLLTVDGFLGLDYPSMIEGEDLPDLQETLILRDKDGNDGFQNLLDFADAPLAEEALDYIGPDDPSDIIFTSGTTGLPKGAVTHHGQNISVFDVFTNAIDMQQGDRYLVVNPFFHSFGYKAGWLSCLIRAATIYPLGVFDPGDVLRRIEEDRITVMPGAPTIFQTIMDHPDFDKRDLSSLRLATTGATVIPVDLIRKMHEVIGIDHVYSAYGLTETCGVVSLCRKGDDFETIATTVGRPLPETEVILVDEDGNQVDTGEEGEIWVRGFNAMQGYLDAPEDTAHTITSDGWLKTGDVGTMDDKGYLRITDRKKDMIIVGGFNAYPAEIEKWLMQHPDVIDAAVIGMADDRLGEVPQAFIIARTPDIDTEALMTWIKERISNFKVPRKITVLEDLPRNASGKVQKFLFEEM, encoded by the coding sequence ATGCAAACAATTCCTGGTGTTTTAAAACAAACAGTTCATAAAAATCCTGACCTTGCAGCCATTGTCGATAATGGCACGACCACCAGTTATCGCGATTTACAACATCAGGTTTTAAAAGTCGCGGCGGCCTTCCAAACCAAAGGATTAAGCAAAGGAGATAAATTTGCTATCTGGGCACCAAATTGTGCTGAGTGGATTGTCACCGCGCTTGCCGGTCAGACATTGGGGAGCGTGCTTGTAACTCTCAATACCCGCTATAAAGGGTCGGAGGCCGCAGATATCATCCGCCGATCCGGGTGTAAACTGCTGCTCACAGTTGATGGGTTTCTCGGCCTTGATTATCCATCTATGATTGAGGGCGAAGATCTTCCCGATTTGCAGGAAACTCTCATACTTAGAGATAAAGACGGAAATGACGGCTTTCAAAACCTTCTGGATTTTGCTGATGCGCCGCTCGCTGAGGAAGCGCTAGATTACATAGGGCCAGACGACCCTTCAGACATCATTTTTACTTCCGGAACGACGGGCCTCCCCAAAGGCGCTGTCACACATCACGGGCAAAATATCAGCGTCTTCGATGTTTTTACCAATGCGATTGATATGCAGCAAGGTGATCGATATCTGGTGGTAAACCCTTTCTTCCATAGTTTTGGTTATAAGGCTGGCTGGCTGAGTTGCCTTATCCGCGCCGCCACAATCTATCCGCTTGGCGTCTTTGACCCCGGTGATGTTTTAAGACGTATTGAAGAAGATAGAATTACAGTCATGCCGGGTGCGCCAACGATTTTCCAGACCATCATGGATCATCCCGATTTTGATAAAAGAGACTTGTCATCCCTGCGCCTTGCAACGACAGGCGCTACGGTAATTCCTGTCGATTTGATCCGGAAAATGCACGAAGTCATTGGCATTGATCACGTTTATTCTGCCTATGGCCTCACAGAAACTTGCGGCGTTGTTTCTTTATGCCGGAAGGGCGACGATTTTGAAACCATCGCAACAACGGTAGGGCGTCCTCTTCCTGAAACAGAAGTTATCTTGGTGGACGAAGATGGAAATCAGGTGGACACCGGCGAAGAAGGAGAAATCTGGGTACGTGGTTTCAATGCCATGCAGGGCTATCTTGATGCGCCCGAAGATACAGCGCATACCATAACATCAGACGGCTGGCTGAAAACCGGTGATGTCGGCACAATGGATGACAAAGGCTATCTTCGGATAACTGACAGAAAAAAAGACATGATTATTGTCGGGGGCTTCAACGCCTACCCCGCAGAAATTGAAAAATGGCTGATGCAGCACCCTGACGTGATTGATGCTGCTGTTATCGGGATGGCGGATGACCGTCTTGGCGAAGTACCGCAAGCCTTTATTATAGCCCGCACCCCAGACATTGACACAGAAGCCCTGATGACGTGGATTAAGGAAAGAATTTCTAATTTCAAAGTGCCGCGCAAAATAACCGTACTTGAAGATTTGCCGCGAAACGCCTCTGGTAAAGTTCAGAAGTTTTTATTTGAGGAAATGTAG
- a CDS encoding SDR family oxidoreductase, whose product MKDLNGQTIIVTGGGKGIGRGITTAFAKAGAHVAICGRSAPEAFDHEIAERIHFIELDIREAENAEKLIDFAASFGHPVTTLINNAGGGPPVASAEASPSLTEKVIKLNLLAPIYLSQAVYNYMRANHVNGSIINISSVSATRSSPGTVAYGAAKAGLINVTTSLAMEWAPDVRVNAIIVGLVKTEASEAHYGGEKGMAYLADNLPMKRMGQPQDIAHACLFLADTDSAYVSGACLEVFGGGEPPSFLKITQDAAAQK is encoded by the coding sequence ATGAAGGATTTAAACGGTCAAACAATCATCGTTACAGGTGGCGGTAAGGGGATTGGCAGGGGTATCACAACAGCTTTTGCCAAAGCTGGCGCCCATGTTGCGATCTGCGGACGTTCCGCACCAGAGGCCTTTGATCATGAGATTGCCGAACGCATTCATTTCATAGAACTCGATATAAGAGAGGCAGAAAATGCCGAAAAGCTTATTGATTTTGCTGCGAGTTTTGGACATCCGGTTACGACCTTGATTAATAATGCGGGGGGAGGGCCACCTGTCGCCTCAGCTGAAGCCAGCCCGTCCTTAACCGAAAAAGTTATTAAGTTGAATTTGCTGGCGCCAATTTATTTGTCACAAGCCGTTTATAATTATATGCGCGCAAATCATGTAAATGGCTCCATCATCAATATTTCAAGTGTCTCGGCAACACGGTCGTCACCGGGAACTGTCGCCTATGGCGCGGCAAAAGCTGGGCTGATAAATGTCACAACCTCATTAGCGATGGAATGGGCTCCTGACGTGCGGGTTAATGCGATTATAGTCGGGCTGGTGAAAACTGAAGCTTCCGAAGCACATTATGGGGGTGAGAAAGGCATGGCCTATCTTGCCGATAATCTGCCCATGAAACGAATGGGTCAGCCTCAAGATATTGCCCATGCCTGTTTATTTTTGGCAGATACCGACTCGGCCTATGTCTCTGGCGCATGTTTAGAAGTATTTGGTGGTGGCGAGCCTCCAAGTTTCCTTAAAATCACGCAGGATGCTGCTGCACAAAAATAA
- a CDS encoding alkene reductase — translation MTLFEPLRLGDIDLNNRIVMAPMTRSRAGQNDEPTQLTVDYYAQRASAGLIITEGVYPSYDGKGYVRTPGIVSAEQIAAWEKVCHKVHENDGKIVMQIMHCGRIAAAANKPDFARTLAPSPIHAAGKMYTDTDGMVEHDVPLEMTLEDIEQTINDYATAAQNAINIGFDGVELHATSGYLPAQFLSTGTNQREDDYGGSLENRLKFTLDVLDAMINQVGAGRIGMRICPGNAFNDLHDDDPEQTFAALLDAVSPKSLAYLHVIRMKPEMNGGIDNIALAQKHFNGQLILNESFTKESAQKIIESGQASAVSFGRLFISNPDLVRRFETNAPLAEMNLSTLYTPGEKGYTDYPFL, via the coding sequence ATGACACTTTTTGAACCACTTCGTCTTGGCGATATAGACCTGAACAACCGTATTGTGATGGCGCCAATGACCCGCAGTCGCGCCGGACAGAATGATGAACCAACACAGTTAACAGTTGATTATTATGCCCAAAGAGCGTCAGCAGGTTTGATTATTACCGAAGGGGTTTATCCGAGCTATGACGGGAAAGGTTATGTTCGCACGCCGGGCATTGTGTCTGCGGAACAAATCGCTGCCTGGGAAAAGGTTTGTCATAAAGTGCACGAAAATGATGGCAAAATCGTTATGCAAATCATGCATTGCGGACGCATTGCGGCGGCAGCAAATAAACCAGATTTTGCGCGCACACTTGCCCCGTCCCCAATACACGCAGCCGGTAAAATGTATACCGACACTGACGGTATGGTTGAGCATGATGTGCCGTTAGAAATGACATTAGAAGATATTGAGCAGACAATTAACGACTATGCTACCGCAGCCCAAAACGCCATTAATATAGGGTTTGACGGGGTTGAGTTACACGCCACCAGTGGCTACTTGCCAGCACAGTTTTTATCCACCGGCACCAATCAGCGTGAGGACGATTATGGTGGGTCTCTTGAAAACCGCTTAAAATTTACTTTGGATGTTCTGGACGCCATGATTAATCAGGTGGGTGCAGGACGAATAGGCATGCGTATTTGCCCCGGTAACGCATTCAATGATTTGCATGATGATGATCCAGAGCAAACTTTCGCGGCATTGCTGGATGCCGTCTCGCCAAAAAGTCTGGCCTATCTGCATGTTATCCGCATGAAACCAGAGATGAATGGCGGTATTGATAACATTGCGCTGGCGCAAAAACATTTCAATGGACAGCTTATTTTGAATGAAAGCTTCACTAAAGAGTCTGCACAAAAAATCATAGAAAGTGGTCAAGCAAGTGCAGTCTCATTTGGCAGGTTATTTATATCCAACCCCGACCTTGTGCGGCGGTTTGAGACCAACGCTCCCCTTGCTGAAATGAATCTCAGCACGCTCTACACACCCGGCGAAAAGGGATATACGGATTACCCGTTTCTCTGA
- a CDS encoding nuclear transport factor 2 family protein has translation MTLEDRIDRLESIEEIRQLVSKYSLSLDMRDLDAHVNLFAEDIRVSRDATGRAHLKQWLDDTLRLQFTGTSHHVGNHIIEFDDPDHAHGVLYSKNEHETPSESGDEWVIMQMLYWDNYERIDGRWYFRRRLPCYWYATDLNKPPIGEQKMRWPDRDTYDGAFHDLFPSWEKFWKNPPKDGVTPEVATPAPWGEFLKTMRAGQPDPKIKVR, from the coding sequence ATGACCCTTGAAGACAGAATTGACCGTCTAGAGTCCATAGAAGAAATACGTCAGCTGGTCAGCAAATATTCTCTCTCCCTAGATATGCGAGACCTAGACGCCCATGTGAATTTATTTGCTGAAGATATTCGTGTCAGTCGGGACGCCACTGGGCGCGCCCATCTCAAACAGTGGCTAGATGATACATTGAGGCTTCAATTTACCGGCACATCTCATCATGTGGGTAATCACATTATTGAGTTTGACGACCCTGACCACGCTCATGGTGTGCTGTATTCCAAAAATGAACATGAAACACCCAGTGAAAGCGGTGATGAATGGGTCATTATGCAGATGCTATACTGGGATAATTATGAACGCATTGACGGGCGCTGGTATTTCCGACGACGTCTGCCCTGCTATTGGTATGCTACTGATTTAAATAAACCACCTATTGGGGAACAAAAAATGCGATGGCCTGACAGAGACACCTATGATGGTGCGTTTCATGATTTATTTCCTTCATGGGAAAAGTTTTGGAAAAATCCCCCTAAGGATGGCGTCACGCCTGAAGTCGCCACCCCCGCCCCATGGGGAGAGTTTCTAAAAACGATGCGGGCCGGACAACCAGACCCAAAAATCAAAGTGCGCTAA
- a CDS encoding flavin reductase: MTTDQKELRNALGQFATGVTVVTTSDEDKVPVGVTASSFNSVSLDPPLVLWSLSKTAKSMPAFENSGGFNVHILAAHQTDISNRFASSQGDKFDGIDFSTCDMGFPLLNEYAALFRCKTHYQYEGGDHIIFVGEVVEYQTNPLPVLIFHGGKYADARPKLKKEDADEVVDLHSGKFTENYLLYLISRAHFQTSLPVRQTYIEQGLSDQEFFCLSLLSMNGGLSPEVISDRLAHTGHAPDNEIFERLARKELISQEGNDTGDISLTETGQGVFIELLAQSKALEEQLTKHFSEDEIDTVVRFMKKIVDITGSEIPELW, translated from the coding sequence GTGACCACAGATCAAAAAGAACTAAGAAATGCTCTCGGGCAGTTTGCAACAGGTGTAACAGTTGTCACGACCTCGGATGAAGATAAAGTGCCTGTTGGTGTGACTGCCAGCAGTTTTAACTCAGTGTCCCTTGATCCACCTCTTGTATTGTGGTCGTTGTCAAAAACCGCAAAATCAATGCCGGCCTTTGAAAATTCCGGTGGCTTTAATGTTCATATTCTCGCGGCGCATCAAACTGATATTTCCAACCGCTTCGCCAGCTCGCAAGGTGACAAATTTGACGGTATTGATTTCAGCACCTGTGATATGGGTTTCCCACTTCTAAATGAATATGCGGCTTTGTTTCGCTGTAAAACTCATTACCAATATGAGGGCGGAGACCATATTATTTTTGTCGGTGAGGTTGTCGAATATCAGACCAACCCTCTGCCCGTTCTGATATTTCACGGCGGTAAATATGCCGATGCGCGTCCGAAATTGAAAAAAGAAGATGCCGATGAGGTCGTGGATTTACACAGTGGTAAGTTTACTGAAAACTATTTGCTCTATCTTATTTCCAGAGCGCATTTCCAGACGTCGCTTCCCGTTCGCCAAACTTATATAGAGCAAGGTCTCAGTGATCAGGAATTTTTCTGCCTTTCACTTTTATCCATGAATGGTGGTTTGTCTCCTGAGGTCATTTCTGATCGGCTGGCGCATACAGGGCATGCTCCTGACAATGAAATTTTTGAGCGGCTCGCCAGAAAAGAACTTATCAGTCAAGAAGGTAATGACACCGGCGACATTTCGCTGACGGAGACAGGGCAGGGCGTGTTTATCGAACTCCTTGCGCAGTCCAAAGCGCTGGAGGAACAACTTACAAAACATTTTTCTGAAGACGAAATCGACACAGTCGTTCGTTTTATGAAAAAGATTGTTGATATTACCGGCTCAGAAATTCCTGAACTCTGGTAA
- a CDS encoding SDR family NAD(P)-dependent oxidoreductase, whose protein sequence is MSSLKGKTALITGGGQGVGLGIALALANEGVNVALLGRTMEKLESSCAAVSERGSRALAVACDVTVDADLRTGVDATIEEFGRLDILVNNAQLVPLAPINALTDEAFEDGFKSGPLAVLRMMKYCYPHLKAEGGNIVNLLSSVMKRWDMSGYGGYAAVKSAIQQLTRAAACEWGPDGIRVNGIMPHAKSPALANWINTNPEEAEAFQASIPLRRVGECEEDIGAFVMLMCREESRYLSGQTIALDGGQAFVG, encoded by the coding sequence ATGTCTTCATTGAAAGGAAAAACCGCACTCATTACCGGTGGCGGTCAAGGTGTTGGCCTCGGCATTGCATTGGCGTTAGCGAATGAAGGTGTGAATGTTGCTTTACTTGGACGTACCATGGAGAAGCTTGAATCGAGCTGTGCCGCTGTGAGCGAAAGAGGTAGCCGTGCTCTGGCTGTTGCCTGCGACGTGACGGTTGATGCAGATTTACGCACGGGCGTTGATGCAACAATAGAAGAATTCGGGCGACTTGATATTCTCGTTAACAATGCACAGCTTGTTCCACTTGCCCCTATTAATGCGCTTACCGATGAAGCGTTTGAAGACGGATTTAAGTCAGGTCCACTCGCTGTGTTACGGATGATGAAATATTGCTATCCACACTTAAAAGCAGAGGGTGGGAATATTGTAAACCTCTTGTCGTCTGTCATGAAACGCTGGGATATGTCGGGTTATGGTGGCTATGCGGCTGTTAAATCTGCCATTCAGCAACTCACAAGAGCTGCCGCGTGCGAATGGGGGCCGGATGGCATTCGGGTCAATGGCATTATGCCCCATGCCAAATCCCCAGCACTTGCAAACTGGATTAACACCAACCCTGAAGAAGCTGAAGCTTTTCAGGCCTCTATACCCTTGAGACGCGTTGGCGAATGTGAAGAGGATATCGGTGCATTCGTGATGCTGATGTGCCGAGAAGAGTCGCGTTATTTATCTGGTCAAACTATTGCGCTCGATGGAGGGCAAGCTTTTGTTGGTTAA